A genomic segment from Methanolobus zinderi encodes:
- a CDS encoding helix-turn-helix transcriptional regulator: protein MSKSLIDIIFTSEKRKCALLLLKDGPLKMDSLLSSMETKRQALLPQLKVLTDNHLVYHHGDEYELTVIGEMIVDKISPLLNTVNVFDTDIDYWGSHDIDFIPPHLLERVYELGQGRVIKPSIADFYEVNTKIVETTMKSKSMRIISSFIHPDSFNKIEAFIASGVEITIIITRELYEKLRVENYDEFKLLLENEKIRILLYPDKIGFIAFTQNAYCNFFRLLSKEGLYDNMLLFFCNPEALEWGNEFFEFYLKDSTPIIEI from the coding sequence ATGAGTAAATCATTAATTGACATCATATTTACTTCTGAAAAGAGAAAGTGTGCTCTTCTACTATTGAAAGACGGCCCCCTGAAAATGGATTCGCTTCTCAGTTCGATGGAAACAAAGCGCCAGGCTTTGCTTCCGCAGTTGAAGGTATTGACAGATAATCATCTCGTTTATCATCATGGTGATGAATACGAGTTAACTGTTATTGGTGAGATGATAGTCGACAAAATTTCCCCTTTACTGAACACTGTAAATGTTTTTGATACTGATATCGATTACTGGGGAAGCCATGACATTGACTTCATACCGCCGCATCTTTTAGAAAGAGTATATGAATTAGGCCAGGGTAGAGTTATAAAGCCGTCCATTGCAGATTTCTACGAAGTCAATACGAAGATTGTTGAAACTACGATGAAATCAAAATCAATGCGTATCATTTCGTCTTTCATACATCCTGATTCTTTTAATAAAATTGAAGCTTTCATCGCAAGCGGTGTAGAAATAACTATAATCATAACCAGAGAACTCTATGAGAAATTAAGAGTTGAAAATTACGACGAGTTTAAGCTGTTGCTGGAAAATGAGAAGATCAGAATTTTACTTTATCCTGATAAAATCGGTTTCATTGCCTTTACACAAAATGCTTATTGTAATTTTTTCAGGTTGCTGTCAAAAGAAGGTCTCTATGACAATATGCTACTTTTTTTCTGCAATCCGGAGGCTCTTGAGTGGGGAAACGAATTCTTTGAATTCTACCTGAAGGATTCCACCCCAATTATTGAGATATAA
- a CDS encoding flavodoxin family protein — MNKVKILGVGSSPRKNGNTDILLDSFLKGAASKGAETKKVLLRDYSIESCIGCESCRKDGNCTNFYDGMQLLYPEIEDCKGLILGSPTYNYNVTSAMKAFIDRLYPFYVFSEERPGPYSSKLADQGRKALVFSVCEQLKAEEMGFTLEALAMPLEALGYEIFDKFQATGCFSKGEVLNNDDIIKKAFSAGKEFAASIR, encoded by the coding sequence ATGAATAAAGTCAAAATTCTCGGGGTCGGATCAAGCCCCCGGAAAAACGGGAACACCGATATCCTTCTTGATAGTTTTTTAAAGGGGGCAGCGTCGAAAGGAGCCGAAACAAAAAAGGTATTGCTGCGGGATTATTCAATTGAATCCTGTATCGGTTGTGAATCCTGCAGAAAGGATGGAAACTGTACAAATTTCTATGATGGTATGCAGCTTCTTTATCCTGAAATCGAAGACTGTAAAGGTCTCATACTCGGTTCTCCTACTTATAACTATAATGTAACGTCTGCAATGAAAGCCTTTATTGACCGCCTTTACCCTTTCTACGTGTTTTCTGAGGAACGTCCCGGGCCTTACTCAAGCAAACTTGCAGATCAGGGTCGAAAAGCGCTTGTCTTTTCTGTCTGTGAGCAATTAAAGGCTGAGGAAATGGGATTTACGCTTGAAGCCCTTGCAATGCCGCTTGAGGCACTTGGTTATGAGATATTTGACAAGTTCCAGGCTACCGGCTGCTTCAGTAAAGGTGAGGTTCTTAATAACGATGATATTATTAAAAAAGCATTTTCTGCCGGCAAAGAATTTGCTGCCAGTATCCGTTGA